The Roseococcus microcysteis genome contains a region encoding:
- a CDS encoding tripartite tricarboxylate transporter permease — MLDLLLSTLLDLLTLKHMTFMMVGVTVGLVIGVLPGLGGIAGLSLLLPFIYGMDQTSALAMLIGLVAVVPTADTFSSILMGIPGSSASQATVLDGFPLARQGEAARALAAAFFASMLGGMFGAVVLTAAVLAARPIILAFGSAELFMLTLFGLSTVAALSGGNLAKGVAAACLGLAFGMIGAAPATGEYRMDFDTLYLSDGLPLVIVGLGIFALPEMFDLLRGGGAIAKQGQSLGRGWFQGVRDVIRNPGLVLRCSGIGALIGAIPGIGGSVVDWIAYSHAMQTSKDRSQYGKGEIRGVIAPESANNAVQGGALLPTLLFGIPGSGSMAIFLAGMILLGLQPGPSMAERDLNITYTIIWSLAIANLLGTALCIALAPGIAKLTLVRYTLIAPFMVMVLCFAAFQATRSYYDLLALVAVGVLGVFMRRFGWSRPAFLIGFVLSLGAERYLYQAVQFSGWDFLTRPLVLVILALTLLSLWAGLRKSSGSGAINTEGAAEDSRASRMWPQLAFAAVVLGLFVFTFAEGMKNSYLALMFPVAVACVGGACALWVLFWQSRGAVAAGSANFDTEAEAKDYGPWPFLGWFLGIVALTGLIGFFAALVLFFLAFLRVVARCPWWQVLVLTAAACTFLLVLASSLNLLFPGGVLQAHVDLPWPLR, encoded by the coding sequence ATGCTGGACCTGCTGCTGAGCACGTTGCTCGACCTGCTCACCCTCAAGCACATGACCTTCATGATGGTGGGGGTGACGGTGGGCCTCGTCATCGGCGTGCTGCCGGGGCTGGGGGGCATCGCCGGCCTGTCGCTGCTGCTGCCCTTCATCTACGGCATGGACCAGACCTCGGCGCTGGCCATGCTGATCGGCCTGGTGGCGGTGGTGCCGACGGCCGACACCTTCTCCTCCATCCTGATGGGCATTCCCGGCTCCTCCGCGTCACAGGCCACGGTGCTGGACGGCTTCCCCCTGGCCCGCCAGGGCGAGGCGGCGCGCGCGCTGGCGGCCGCCTTCTTCGCCTCCATGCTGGGGGGGATGTTCGGCGCCGTGGTGCTGACGGCGGCGGTGCTGGCGGCGCGGCCCATCATCCTGGCCTTCGGCTCGGCCGAATTGTTCATGCTGACGCTGTTCGGACTATCCACCGTGGCGGCGCTCTCGGGCGGGAACCTCGCCAAGGGCGTGGCGGCGGCCTGCCTCGGCCTCGCCTTCGGCATGATCGGCGCCGCCCCCGCCACCGGCGAATACCGGATGGATTTCGACACGCTCTATCTCAGCGATGGCCTGCCGCTCGTCATCGTGGGCCTGGGCATCTTCGCCCTGCCCGAGATGTTCGACCTGCTGCGCGGCGGCGGCGCCATCGCGAAGCAGGGGCAGAGCCTCGGGCGCGGCTGGTTCCAGGGCGTGCGCGACGTGATCCGCAACCCGGGCCTGGTGCTGCGCTGCTCCGGCATCGGCGCGCTGATCGGCGCCATCCCCGGCATCGGCGGCAGCGTGGTGGACTGGATCGCCTACAGCCACGCCATGCAGACCTCGAAGGACCGCAGCCAATACGGCAAGGGCGAGATCCGCGGTGTCATCGCCCCGGAATCGGCCAACAACGCGGTGCAGGGCGGCGCGCTGCTGCCCACGCTGCTCTTCGGCATCCCGGGCTCGGGCTCCATGGCGATCTTCCTGGCGGGGATGATCCTGCTGGGGCTGCAGCCGGGCCCCTCCATGGCCGAGCGCGACCTCAACATCACCTACACCATCATCTGGTCGCTCGCGATCGCGAACCTGCTGGGCACGGCGCTGTGCATCGCCCTCGCCCCCGGCATCGCGAAGCTGACGCTCGTGCGCTACACGCTCATCGCGCCCTTCATGGTGATGGTGCTGTGCTTCGCGGCCTTCCAGGCGACGCGCAGCTACTACGACCTGCTGGCGCTGGTGGCCGTCGGCGTGCTCGGCGTCTTCATGCGCCGCTTCGGCTGGTCGCGCCCGGCCTTCCTCATCGGCTTCGTGCTGTCCTTGGGGGCGGAGCGCTATCTCTACCAGGCGGTGCAGTTCTCGGGCTGGGACTTCCTGACGCGGCCGCTGGTGCTGGTCATCCTCGCCCTCACGCTGCTCTCGCTCTGGGCGGGTCTGCGCAAGAGCAGCGGTTCGGGCGCCATCAACACCGAGGGCGCGGCCGAGGACAGCCGCGCCTCCCGCATGTGGCCGCAACTCGCCTTTGCCGCGGTGGTGCTGGGGCTGTTCGTCTTCACCTTCGCGGAGGGGATGAAGAACTCCTACCTCGCCCTGATGTTCCCCGTGGCGGTGGCCTGCGTGGGCGGGGCCTGCGCGCTGTGGGTGCTGTTCTGGCAGTCGCGCGGGGCGGTGGCGGCGGGCAGCGCTAATTTCGACACCGAGGCTGAGGCCAAGGATTACGGCCCATGGCCCTTCCTGGGCTGGTTCCTGGGCATCGTGGCGTTGACCGGGCTCATCGGCTTCTTCGCGGCGCTGGTGCTGTTCTTCCTGGCCTTCCTGCGCGTGGTGGCGCGCTGCCCCTGGTGGCAGGTGCTGGTGCTGACGGCCGCGGCCTGCACCTTCCTGCTGGTGCTGGCCTCCTCCCTTAACCTGCTGTTTCCGGGCGGTGTGCTCCAAGCCCATGTAGACCTGCCCTGGCCTTTGCGCTGA
- a CDS encoding Bug family tripartite tricarboxylate transporter substrate binding protein has translation MTKLHRRTLLGAAGAATLATPAIAQAPVTFAGRTIEFVIPFAEAGGSDVWARFLAPFLSRHLPGQPNVIVRNVPGGGSITGSNDWAQRARPDGSSLFGPSASTHLPFLLGDRRVRYDYANWTPVIVSPTGGVVWVSTRTGITDGADIARLRGQELVFPSQGATGFDLVPILALHLLGLNVRYVFGMRGRGEARIAVERGDGSIDHQTTPAYLSQVVPLVQAGQGVPLFSYGLPDAQGNIQRDPSFPDIPTFEEVYQRMHNRAPEGQAYEAYRAASIAAFAGQKPAVLLKSTPAPIIAAYRRAFEDMVADPELKARGETVLGVYPQAVGDAAESLYRHATTISPEAREWARNFLTTHHNVRF, from the coding sequence ATGACGAAGCTGCATCGCCGCACGCTGCTGGGGGCCGCGGGGGCCGCCACCTTGGCCACCCCCGCCATCGCCCAGGCGCCCGTGACTTTCGCCGGCCGCACCATCGAATTCGTGATCCCCTTCGCCGAGGCCGGCGGCAGCGATGTCTGGGCGCGTTTCCTGGCCCCCTTCCTCTCGCGCCATCTGCCGGGCCAGCCCAATGTCATCGTGCGCAACGTCCCCGGCGGCGGTTCCATCACGGGCAGCAATGACTGGGCGCAGCGGGCGCGGCCGGACGGGTCGAGCCTCTTCGGCCCCTCCGCCTCCACGCATCTGCCCTTCCTGCTGGGCGACCGGCGCGTGCGCTATGACTACGCGAACTGGACGCCCGTCATCGTCTCGCCCACCGGCGGCGTGGTCTGGGTCTCGACCCGCACCGGCATCACGGACGGCGCCGACATCGCCCGCCTGCGCGGGCAGGAGCTGGTCTTCCCGAGCCAGGGTGCGACGGGCTTCGACCTCGTGCCCATCCTGGCGCTGCATCTGCTGGGGCTGAACGTGCGCTACGTCTTCGGCATGCGCGGCCGCGGCGAGGCGCGCATCGCGGTCGAGCGCGGCGACGGCTCCATCGACCACCAGACCACGCCCGCCTATCTCAGCCAGGTGGTGCCGCTGGTGCAGGCGGGGCAGGGCGTGCCGCTGTTTTCCTACGGGCTGCCGGACGCGCAGGGCAACATCCAGCGCGACCCCTCCTTCCCCGACATTCCGACCTTCGAGGAAGTCTACCAGCGCATGCACAACCGCGCGCCGGAGGGCCAGGCCTATGAGGCCTATCGCGCCGCCTCCATCGCGGCCTTCGCGGGGCAGAAGCCGGCCGTGCTGCTGAAATCCACCCCCGCCCCCATCATCGCCGCCTACCGGCGCGCCTTCGAGGACATGGTGGCCGACCCCGAACTCAAGGCGCGCGGCGAGACCGTGCTCGGCGTCTATCCGCAGGCGGTGGGCGATGCGGCGGAAAGCCTCTACCGCCACGCCACCACCATCTCGCCCGAGGCGCGGGAATGGGCGCGGAACTTCCTGACCACCCACCACAACGTGCGCTTCTGA
- a CDS encoding two-partner secretion domain-containing protein, protein MAPKSMAKKIPSIAAWASPRALLLGTTALLPLAMLSPAQAQAPNAMPTGGQVTAGQALIQQQGNRTQITQGSDRAVIDWQRFDVGRDATVNFTQPSQNAWTLNRVNTPDPSMIAGRITANGGVAIVNPSGVVFAEGAQVNVGSLVASAAGITNQNFMAGRMVFDGTPNLGARVENRGEITVAERGLAALVAPGVANQGAIRARLGTAIVAGAETYRLDLAGDGLLSIEVTGAVRQRPDGGAALVTNSGVIAAEGGQVILTAQAASGLVEQVVRNTGQVTGARVAIEGRGGEVAIAGGAVTAPGGRVDITAPGAGVTVAAGARVSASGAAGGGQVRVGGNGTARARVEGRVAARGTGPNARGGRVAVQATERVTVAAGAELDASGGAGGGEALVGTTGLGRAQTMARETLLENGATVRADATEAGPGGVIVVNSAERTAMAARLSARGGPQGGDGGFVEVSGMRGLTLNFARVDVGAGPGGAAGTLLIDPRNIIVRDTAANPPEETDGALSGGGFTTDGAAGDPTTVIITPADIAGFAGNVTLEAQNSLVVASAITMPAHSLTLRTTNFGGTGIAVNAPISVLTGSLTLTSNSDIVVNANLSASGGVNFNATFGITGTGGVTTPGTLRVRGFDETDASAAQGLNLTGTHDVGALDVRGFDAFVSFAQVAPLVVTRMEVGAGGVAELGSDGLISGGNITAGDLVIRGAAMGTSRAGGLEVTGTNAVARLDARTADAALTFAQAGGFEVVQANAGTGDVTLGSDGTITGGHVVADTLIIRDATLGASARARST, encoded by the coding sequence ATGGCCCCGAAGAGCATGGCGAAGAAGATCCCGAGCATCGCGGCCTGGGCCTCTCCCCGCGCGCTGCTGCTGGGCACGACCGCCCTGCTGCCGCTGGCCATGCTGTCCCCGGCCCAGGCCCAGGCGCCCAATGCCATGCCGACCGGCGGCCAGGTCACGGCCGGCCAGGCGCTGATCCAGCAGCAGGGCAACCGCACCCAGATCACCCAGGGCAGCGACCGCGCGGTGATCGACTGGCAGCGCTTCGACGTGGGGCGCGACGCCACGGTCAACTTCACCCAGCCCAGCCAGAATGCCTGGACGCTGAACCGGGTGAACACGCCGGACCCGTCCATGATCGCCGGCCGCATCACGGCCAATGGCGGCGTGGCGATCGTGAACCCCTCGGGCGTCGTCTTCGCCGAGGGCGCGCAGGTCAATGTGGGCTCGCTGGTGGCGAGCGCGGCCGGCATCACCAACCAGAACTTCATGGCCGGGCGGATGGTCTTCGACGGCACGCCCAATCTCGGCGCGCGCGTGGAGAACCGCGGCGAGATCACGGTGGCCGAGCGCGGCCTCGCCGCCCTGGTGGCGCCGGGCGTGGCCAACCAGGGCGCCATCCGCGCGCGGCTGGGCACGGCCATCGTGGCGGGTGCCGAGACCTATCGCCTCGACCTCGCGGGAGATGGGCTGCTGTCCATCGAGGTGACGGGGGCGGTGCGGCAGCGGCCCGATGGCGGCGCGGCGCTGGTGACCAATTCGGGCGTCATCGCGGCCGAGGGCGGGCAGGTCATTCTCACCGCCCAGGCGGCGAGCGGGCTTGTCGAACAGGTGGTCCGCAACACGGGCCAGGTGACGGGCGCGCGCGTGGCCATCGAGGGCCGTGGCGGCGAGGTCGCCATCGCGGGCGGGGCGGTGACGGCGCCGGGCGGGCGGGTGGACATCACGGCCCCCGGCGCGGGGGTGACGGTGGCGGCGGGGGCCCGCGTCTCGGCCTCCGGTGCCGCGGGCGGTGGGCAGGTGCGGGTGGGCGGCAATGGCACGGCGCGCGCGCGCGTGGAGGGCCGGGTCGCCGCGCGCGGCACGGGGCCGAACGCGCGCGGCGGCCGCGTGGCCGTGCAGGCGACCGAGCGGGTGACGGTGGCGGCGGGGGCGGAGCTGGATGCCTCGGGCGGCGCGGGCGGGGGCGAGGCGCTGGTCGGCACCACGGGGCTCGGCCGCGCCCAGACCATGGCGCGCGAGACGCTGCTGGAGAATGGGGCCACGGTGCGCGCGGACGCGACCGAGGCGGGGCCGGGCGGCGTCATCGTCGTGAACAGCGCCGAGCGCACGGCGATGGCGGCGCGGCTTTCCGCGCGCGGCGGCCCACAGGGGGGCGATGGCGGCTTCGTCGAGGTCTCGGGCATGCGGGGCCTGACGCTTAACTTCGCGCGGGTGGATGTGGGCGCGGGGCCGGGCGGGGCGGCGGGGACGCTGCTGATTGATCCGCGCAACATCATCGTGCGCGACACGGCGGCGAACCCGCCGGAGGAGACGGATGGCGCCCTGTCTGGCGGCGGCTTCACCACCGATGGCGCGGCGGGCGACCCCACCACCGTCATCATCACCCCGGCCGACATCGCGGGCTTCGCCGGCAATGTGACGCTGGAGGCGCAGAACAGCCTGGTGGTGGCGAGCGCCATCACCATGCCCGCCCATTCCCTGACGCTGCGAACGACGAATTTCGGCGGCACGGGCATTGCGGTGAATGCCCCCATCTCCGTGCTGACGGGCAGCCTGACGCTCACCTCCAACAGCGACATCGTGGTCAACGCCAACCTGTCGGCGAGTGGCGGCGTGAATTTCAACGCCACCTTCGGCATCACGGGCACGGGCGGCGTCACCACGCCCGGGACGCTGCGCGTCCGCGGCTTCGACGAGACCGACGCCTCGGCCGCGCAGGGGTTGAACCTGACGGGCACGCATGACGTGGGGGCGCTGGACGTGCGGGGTTTCGACGCCTTCGTGTCCTTCGCGCAGGTGGCCCCGCTGGTCGTGACCCGGATGGAGGTGGGCGCGGGCGGGGTCGCGGAGCTGGGCTCGGACGGGCTGATCTCGGGCGGCAACATCACGGCGGGCGACCTCGTCATCCGTGGCGCCGCGATGGGCACCAGCCGCGCCGGCGGGCTGGAGGTGACCGGCACCAATGCCGTGGCGCGGCTCGATGCGCGCACGGCCGACGCGGCGCTGACCTTCGCGCAGGCGGGCGGCTTCGAGGTGGTGCAGGCCAATGCGGGCACAGGGGATGTCACCCTGGGCTCGGACGGGACCATCACGGGCGGCCATGTCGTCGCGGACACGCTCATCATCCGCGATGCCACGTTGGGGGCTTCGGCGCGGGCGCGCTCGACCTGA
- a CDS encoding Bug family tripartite tricarboxylate transporter substrate binding protein — translation MSPITRRTLMAGGAALASAPVVAQAQTRADSRVDFSGRTLEWVIPFAEGGGSDVWARFLAPFLSRHMPGRPTIIIRNVPGGGSITGTNDFYARARPDGMSFIGTSGSTQVPFLLGDRRVRFSYANMPPVFVSPTGGVCYIPARFGVANASELGRLRGQELVYASQGATSLDVVPMLAFEALGLRVRHVFGMRGRGEGRLALERGEASIDYQTSSAYLRQVVPMVQAGNAVPLFSWGVVDAQGVPQRDPTFPDIPHFTEAYEMMHGRKPSGVAYDAYLAFATAGFAAQKPVMLPPNTPANIVETYKAAFASMMTDPELLANKDAALGEYEQATGDAIGPLYRLGTTIAPEAREWVRNYLTTNHNVRF, via the coding sequence ATGAGCCCCATCACCCGCCGCACCCTGATGGCCGGCGGCGCCGCCCTCGCCTCAGCCCCCGTCGTGGCGCAGGCCCAGACGCGCGCGGATTCGCGCGTGGATTTCAGCGGCCGCACGCTGGAATGGGTCATCCCCTTCGCCGAGGGCGGCGGCAGCGATGTCTGGGCGCGCTTCCTGGCCCCCTTCCTGTCGCGGCACATGCCGGGGCGGCCCACCATCATCATCCGCAACGTGCCCGGCGGCGGCTCGATCACCGGCACCAACGACTTCTACGCCCGCGCGCGGCCGGACGGGATGAGCTTCATCGGCACCTCCGGTTCCACCCAGGTGCCCTTCCTGCTGGGCGACCGGCGGGTGCGCTTCAGCTACGCCAACATGCCGCCCGTCTTCGTCTCGCCGACCGGCGGCGTCTGCTACATCCCGGCGCGCTTCGGCGTGGCCAATGCGTCGGAGCTGGGCCGGCTGCGCGGGCAGGAGCTGGTCTATGCCAGCCAGGGGGCGACCTCGCTCGACGTCGTGCCCATGCTGGCCTTCGAGGCGCTGGGCCTGCGCGTGCGCCACGTCTTCGGCATGCGCGGCCGCGGCGAGGGGCGCCTCGCGCTGGAGCGCGGCGAGGCCAGCATCGACTACCAGACCAGCTCCGCCTATCTGCGGCAGGTGGTGCCCATGGTGCAGGCGGGCAATGCCGTGCCGCTGTTTTCCTGGGGTGTCGTGGACGCGCAGGGCGTGCCGCAGCGCGACCCGACCTTCCCCGACATCCCGCACTTCACCGAAGCCTATGAGATGATGCACGGGCGCAAGCCCTCGGGTGTCGCCTATGACGCCTACCTGGCCTTCGCGACCGCAGGCTTCGCGGCCCAGAAGCCCGTGATGCTGCCGCCCAACACGCCCGCCAACATCGTGGAGACCTACAAGGCCGCCTTCGCCTCCATGATGACCGACCCCGAATTGCTCGCGAACAAGGACGCGGCCCTGGGCGAATACGAGCAGGCCACGGGCGATGCCATCGGGCCCCTCTATCGCCTCGGCACCACCATCGCGCCCGAGGCGCGGGAATGGGTGCGCAACTACCTGACGACGAACCACAACGTGCGCTTCTGA
- a CDS encoding ShlB/FhaC/HecB family hemolysin secretion/activation protein, with the protein MALRRGLFLTSLAATLPVIAQAQPAPPAIAPQEVLRDIVPPAPPRLSPGLQGPAITATPIAPGAPDVRIGRVSLTGNETLPAARLERHVAGLAGRQVSQSEIEAARIAVLTEYRQAGYPFISVAITGEPGAEGFDLSVTVREGRIARVRLSQDIGPAGVQVLRFLEGAVSEGAASVARIERALLLAGDVPGVTVRGVLRPLEGGVAGELELLADVSRRPFSGLLTVDNRGFRLTGPVQFLALAQGNSFTSLGERTEAAFFTSAEAESLFGQATTEFFVGSSGLRVRLYAGAGRTTPSGPLAEIGYAGFTTTAGVALSYPVIRSRAMNLTVGAQFDIFDNTVDTGAAPAVRASHDSLRVLRAGFDGNFRDTLLSFAPAAATTQGLVRLHQGIAALGATRAGSLPGPSRRGSDAGFTKISGELTRTQPLLALSENALFSLQATLAGQWSDAVLPAAEKYFLGGNRIGRGFYTGQVSGDRAVAIALEAQLDLRLPNFTLEFTPGQPTEIRHSAQLYMFYDAGRTYENLPTDPDRRVESFGGGVRTVFNDVFHLDIEAVHRITRRVDAGGAAVPPLAATAGYVRALMRF; encoded by the coding sequence GTGGCGCTGCGCCGTGGTCTGTTCCTGACCTCACTTGCCGCGACCCTGCCGGTCATCGCCCAGGCCCAGCCCGCGCCACCCGCCATCGCGCCGCAGGAGGTGCTGCGCGACATCGTGCCCCCCGCCCCGCCGCGCCTCTCGCCCGGCCTGCAAGGTCCGGCCATCACCGCGACACCCATCGCCCCGGGCGCGCCCGATGTGCGGATCGGCCGCGTCAGCCTCACCGGCAACGAGACCCTGCCCGCCGCGCGGCTCGAACGCCATGTCGCGGGGCTGGCGGGCCGCCAGGTGAGCCAGTCCGAGATCGAGGCCGCGCGCATCGCGGTCCTGACCGAATACCGCCAGGCCGGCTATCCCTTCATCAGCGTGGCCATCACCGGCGAGCCCGGCGCCGAGGGCTTCGACCTCAGCGTGACGGTGCGCGAGGGGCGCATCGCGCGCGTGCGCCTCAGCCAGGATATCGGCCCCGCCGGCGTGCAGGTGCTGCGCTTCCTGGAGGGCGCGGTGTCGGAGGGCGCCGCCTCGGTCGCGCGGATCGAGCGCGCGCTGCTGCTGGCGGGCGACGTGCCGGGTGTCACGGTGCGCGGCGTGCTGCGCCCGCTGGAAGGCGGCGTGGCGGGGGAGCTGGAATTGCTGGCCGACGTCTCGCGCCGCCCCTTCTCGGGGCTGCTGACGGTGGACAATCGCGGCTTCCGCCTGACGGGGCCGGTGCAGTTCCTGGCCCTGGCCCAGGGCAATTCCTTCACCTCGCTGGGCGAGCGGACGGAGGCCGCCTTCTTCACCTCGGCCGAGGCGGAATCCCTCTTCGGCCAGGCGACGACGGAATTCTTCGTGGGTAGTTCGGGGCTGCGGGTGCGGCTCTACGCCGGGGCGGGGCGCACCACGCCCAGCGGGCCGCTCGCAGAGATCGGCTATGCGGGCTTCACCACCACGGCGGGCGTGGCGCTCTCCTACCCCGTCATCCGCAGCCGTGCCATGAACCTGACGGTCGGCGCCCAGTTCGACATCTTCGACAACACGGTGGACACGGGCGCGGCGCCGGCGGTGCGGGCCAGCCATGACAGCCTGCGCGTGCTGCGCGCGGGCTTCGACGGGAATTTCCGCGACACGCTGCTCTCCTTCGCGCCGGCGGCCGCGACGACACAGGGCCTCGTGCGCCTGCACCAGGGCATCGCGGCGCTGGGGGCCACGCGCGCGGGCAGCCTGCCCGGCCCTTCCCGCCGCGGCAGCGATGCGGGCTTCACCAAGATCTCGGGCGAGCTGACGCGCACCCAGCCGCTCCTCGCCCTCAGCGAGAATGCGCTGTTCAGCCTGCAGGCCACGCTGGCCGGGCAATGGAGCGATGCCGTGCTGCCGGCGGCCGAGAAATACTTCCTGGGCGGCAACCGCATCGGCCGCGGCTTCTACACGGGCCAGGTGAGCGGTGACCGCGCGGTGGCCATCGCGCTGGAGGCGCAGCTCGACCTGCGGCTGCCGAATTTCACGCTGGAATTCACGCCGGGCCAGCCCACCGAAATCCGGCACAGCGCGCAGCTCTACATGTTCTACGATGCGGGCCGGACCTACGAGAACCTGCCCACCGACCCCGACCGCCGGGTGGAATCCTTCGGCGGCGGGGTGCGGACGGTGTTCAACGACGTCTTCCACCTCGACATCGAGGCCGTGCACCGCATCACCCGCCGGGTGGATGCGGGCGGGGCCGCGGTGCCGCCGCTCGCCGCCACGGCGGGCTATGTGCGCGCGCTGATGCGGTTCTGA